Proteins from a genomic interval of Maniola jurtina chromosome 8, ilManJurt1.1, whole genome shotgun sequence:
- the LOC123867908 gene encoding protein ALP1-like gives MDRKRRLALLLLLRNRRNRRKITRRYWISPFISLRNRDGQFFFLEYRELLLDEKKFYNFFRMSVSSFECLLKSLEPHIRKNYTNMRNPVEPVEMLGITLRYLGSGNSITDLHFKFKRGKSTIAYIIQRVCRAIWTNLLRDNIPELTTESFQTIARGFDVKANFPQCVGAIDGKHIRVCNPANSGSLFFNYKAFFSIVLLAIVDSNYKFVFVDIGAYGKECDSTILQNSKLYELMINNNLPLPQPQPLSGSNIPTPYVFVGDEAFGLSKHIMRPYGGQNLDLQQKVFNYRLSRARRYVECAFGIMANKWRIFHRPIDVSYDFATDIIKACCVLHNFVADRDGFRQRDKFAISVDEFLPIQPVHEEQTAPNVIRQQYATYFMTRGTLPWQLNKV, from the exons ATGGATCGGAAAAGACGTCTAGCATTGCTCCTATTACTACGTAACCGCCGAAATCGACGCAAGATCACAAGACGGTACTGGATCAGTCCTTTCATTTCATTAAGAAATCGTGAtggacagtttttttttttagaatatcgGGAGTTGCTATTAGACGAAAagaagttttataatttttttagaatgAGTGTATCCAGCTTCGAATGTTTATTGAAGTCCTTAGAACCACACATACGAAAAAACTATACTAATATGAGGAATCCAGTGGAACCAGTAGAAATGCTGGGAATCACTTTAAG atACCTAGGAAGTGGAAATTCAATAACTGatttacatttcaaattcaAACGGGGAAAATCTACTATTGCATATATAATACAAAGAGTTTGTCGTGCTATATGGACCAATCTTCTTCGAGACAACATCCCTGAACTGACAACTGAAAGTTTCCAAACAATAGCGAGGGGTTTTGATGTAAAGGCAAATTTTCCTCAATGTGTTGGTGCCATCGACGGCAAACATATCCGCGTGTGTAATCCTGCAAATAGTggctcacttttttttaattataaagccTTTTTTTCGATTGTGTTGCTAGCTATTGTGGATTCAAATTACAAATTCGTATTTGTCGACATCGGTGCATACGGAAAAGAATGCGATTCAACCATATTACAAAATTCTAAACTGTACGAGCTAATGATTAACAACAACTTACCACTACCTCAACCCCAGCCACTCTCTGGTAGCAATATACCAACCCCGTATGTATTTGTGGGTGACGAAGCTTTTGGACTGAGCAAACATATTATGCGTCCATATGGCGGTCAAAATCTCGACTTACAACAAAAGGTTTTCAATTACCGTCTAAGCAGAGCCAGAAGATATGTCGAATGCGCTTTTGGGATTATGGCTAACAAATGGCGCATTTTTCACAGACCGATAGACGTGTCCTATGACTTCGCTACTGACATTATAAAAGCATGTTGTGTATTACACAATTTTGTCGCTGATCGAGATGGTTTTAGACAAAGAGATAAATTTGCTATAAGTGTTGATGAATTTCTCCCAATACAACCCGTACATGAAGAACAGACAGCACCGAATGTCATAAGACAGCAATATGCGACCTATTTTATGACTAGAGGAACTCTGCCTTGGCAGCTAAATAAGGTATAA
- the LOC123867909 gene encoding uncharacterized protein LOC123867909: MNTIEEIDIDYLITLIQEREIIWDKSNVDFKNKNLKTKAWEDISKVLFPDYENFTAERKNKVGNDLIKKWRSVKDNYFRYSKKLKEASKSGSGATKLKKYHLYNQLLFLRKVEQNATESSLDSPREINNESTSTNDDITTDNTPRYVPVARKRAMQMDEFEREGLKLLKEPENRHMSFFRAILPSIQEFSDRETLRFQSKVIQIIDEMRYGQTSSYVSGPSTSHQPPYGYQTANFQSTYISDFNNSITSPETSQASEETEYDFSNL; the protein is encoded by the exons ATGAATACCATTGAAGAAATTGACATAGATTACTTGATTACATTGATACAGGAAAGGGAAATTATATGGGACAAGTCAAAcgtagattttaaaaataaaaatttaaaaacaaaagcctGGGAAGACAtatcaaaagttttatttcctGATTACGAGAATTTCACAGCTGAACGAAAAAATAAAGTTG GtaatgatttaataaaaaaatggagAAGTGTAAAAGATAATTACTTCagatattcaaaaaaattaaaagaagcaTCAAAATCGGGCTCGGGCGCTACGAAACTGAAGAAGTATCATTTATACAATCAACTCCTTTTTTTGAGAAAAGTGGAACAAAATGCCACCGAATCTAGCTTAGACTCGCCTAGAGAAATCAACAATGAATCTACGTCTACAAATGATGACATTACCACAGACAACACTCCGCGCTATGTTCCAGTCGCGCGCAAAAGGGCAATGCAAATGGATGAGTTTGAAAGAGAAGGACTAAAACTTCTCAAGGAGCCGGAAAATCGCCATATGTCCTTTTTCAGAGCTATATTGCCATCTATTCAAGAATTTTCCGACCGAGAAACTCTCCGTTTCCAAAGTAAAGTTATACAAATTATAGATGAAATGCGGTATGGACAAACATCATCATATGTGAGTGGCCCATCAACGTCTCACCAACCACCATATGGGTATCAAACAgcaaattttcaaagtacatacatttctgattttaataattcaattacATCTCCAGAAACATCTcaagcaagtgaagaaactgaATACGATTTTTCTAATTTGTAA